DNA from Acidobacteriota bacterium:
CGCAGAAAGGCACGTGGCGCGCCCCCGGGAACGCGGCTTTCGGAACGGAAACGCCGGCGGCAACCGGCACGAACGGCAAGAAGCCACCCACTTCACCAGCCAGCCGCGGCGCTCGCGCCGCGGAAGGGAGCGAACGCGCCCTGGCGCGGAGCGCCATCCGCACCAGCGGCGGCGACGACGCCGCCGGCATGCGCCGGTGCGCTGGGCGCACGAGCTGCCGCCCGCCCTCCGGAAGGAACTCCGGCGCTCGCGGCGGGGTCCGGAAACGCGCCCCGGTCGAGGAACTCCGGAACGAAGCCGGCGGGGTGCCGCCCGGCTCGCTCCGCTCGCGGAGGTCGCGGTAAGATCGCGACTTCGGCGCCCTGCAGGGCGGAGGGAGCGCTCACGGTGCCGGAGGAGCGGCAGATCGCGGAAGCAGCCGCCTGGATCCGGAACGCATCGCGTGCCGCCGCGCTGACCGGAGCCGGCGTTTCGGCCGAGTCCGGCGTGCCCACGTTCCGGGGCGCGGGCGGGCTGTGGGAAGGGCACCGCATCGAGGAGGTCGCCACGCCGGAAGCGTTCGACCGCGATCCGGTGCTGGTCTGGGAGTTCTACGACGCGCGGCGCACCGGTCTCGTCCGCTGCCGGCCGAACCGCGCGCACGAGGCGCTAGCGGAACTGGAGCGGCGGATTTCCGACTTCACGCTCATCACCCAGAACGTGGACGACCTGCACCGCGCGGCCGGCAGCCGGAAGCTGATCGAGCTGCACGGGAACCTGTGGCGGATGCGTTGCACCGCGGGCTGCGGCGAATGGGAGGACC
Protein-coding regions in this window:
- a CDS encoding NAD-dependent deacylase encodes the protein MAEAAAWIRNASRAAALTGAGVSAESGVPTFRGAGGLWEGHRIEEVATPEAFDRDPVLVWEFYDARRTGLVRCRPNRAHEALAELERRISDFTLITQNVDDLHRAAGSRKLIELHGNLWRMRCTAGCGEWEDRRAPLPRPLPPACRCGAPARPAIVWFGEWLDPADLAAAEAAAARAEVFLVIGTSGIVEPAASLARTAAAAGARVVEINPEPTPLSAVAALSLRGPAGEIVPRLVGTA